A region of the Clostridium estertheticum subsp. estertheticum genome:
TATACGTATATCCAGGTTCTCTAAAATGACTGTGAAGATCTATAAAAGAGGGTGATAAAACATATCCCTCTCCATCTAGTACCTCACAGCCTTTTTGCAAATCTTTTCCTATTTCATATATTATCCCTTTATTTATATACACATCGAAAATAGAATCTTGTGATGAATCAACTACTCTTGCATTTTTTATTAATAATTCCATTAGTTTATCACCCTTTCACGCTTTATTAAAATTCAGCATACCTTTTAATTCAAATTACGTGTTTATTATGATATATTATTTGGGTTATTAATCTCATCGCAGTACATACATCTATATTCGCCTTTTTCTCTATTTGATAGATAAAAACTATGTTGAATTTCTTGCTCTGTAGATGTAATACATCTTGGGTTAATGCATTTTATTATATTTTCAACATTGTCAGGTAATTTTAATTTAATTTTACTTTCAATTTTTTCTCCAGTTATTATATCTATTGTTATGTTAGGATCTATAAATCCTAAAACAGTATAATCTATGTCAATCTCATTTTCTATTTTAATTATATCTTTTCTCCCAAGTTTACCACTAGGTGCATTCATAATGAGTGCCACAGTAAATTCGGCTTTATCTAAACCTAAGTAGTTGAATATCTTAAGTCCTACACCAGCTTTAATATGATCTATTACTATTCCTCTTTTTATACTATTTATACTTACCATTATTTATCATCCCCCAAAAGTTTAGCAATAAGTGCCATTCTTACATACATACCATACTTTGCTTGTCTAAAGTAACATGCCCTTGGATCAGTATCTAATTCCACAGCTATTTCATTAACTCTAGGAAGTGGGTGAAGTATTATCATATCTTTCTTAGCTTTTACCATTTTTTCTTTGTTTAATATATAAGTATCTTTAAGCCTTATATAATCTTCCTCATTAAAGAATCTTTCTTTTTGAACTCTAGTCATATACAATATATCAAGATCTCCGATTACCTCTTCTAATTTTTCAACCTCTTCAAATTCTATGTTATTTTTCTCAAGTACTTCTTCTTTAATATATTTAGGAATTTTTAATTCATTTGGAGCTATCAGTATAAACTTAACATTTTCGTATCTTGACATGGCTTTTATTAATGAATGAACTGTTCTACCAAACTTTAAATCACCACAAACTCCTATTGTTAAGTTTGATAATGTTCCTTTAATATTTCTTATGGTTAAAAGATCTGTTAATGTTTGAGTTGGATGTTGATGACCACCATCACCTGCATTTATTACTGGCATTTGAGAATTCATAGCTGCAACCTTAGCTGCTCCTTCTTTAGGATGTCTCATTGCTGCGATATCAGCATAACATTCTACAGTTCGTATAGTATCAGCTACACTTTCTCCCTTTGATGCTGAACTAGATTGTGCCTCCGAAAAGCCTAACACCTCGCCTCCAAGTCTTAACATTGCTGCTTCAAAACTTAGTCTTGTACGTGTGCTTGGTTCATAAAATAATGTTGCCAAAATCTTTCCATCACATATGTGAGCATAATCCTTAGGATTTTTAATTATTTCATCTGCATAATCAAAAATCTCCTCTAGTTCTAGTAACGATAAATCCATTGGGTCAATCAAATTTCTTCCTTTTAACATATTATATCCTCTCCTTCTCAGTCTCTCGGACTAAATTTAAAGGTACAGTAGCACTCTTAATATTGTGTTCATTTTATGATTTTTTTATAAACAAAAAACGCCATCTCTGTTATGAGAAGGCGTAGTAATAACACTTTAAATATCTACTTCCTTCTCGATCTCTCGGACCAAATTAAAGGTAATTTTTTATCTATGCTTTTGTCTTATATTACTATATAATTTAGTCTTTGTCAACATAATTTGCAATGAGGCTGTATTAACTTTTGTGTCTAGCATATAATTTATATTATTACATCTAGTCCCCAACTATTTAAACATAATGTTCTAAACCATACCATTCAAACATACAATCTAATTAAGAACAATTCAGATATAGACGAGCCAAAATAAATAAGCATAATTAAAAATATACTTTAACCGATTGAGCATGTTTTGAAACATTTATACAGTATAAATAATCTATAAATAGGGGGATATGACTATGGATACTGGGATCACTCAATCTATTGCAGAATTACAACAAGCTGAACAAAACTTTAAATATGCAGATCCTGAGTTTGTTGCCATTGCAATAATGCAGCTATTAGCTGCTAGAATGAAAGTTGATATCTTATTAAGACTAAAGAAACAAGACGGAGCCACTTCAATGGATCCATGAATCTAATCTATTTAGTGATAATGTCTTCATTATATAACTGCTTATCTTATAATATTTATGACATTTTATGAAGACATAATTTCTTAACTGCTTCTTCAATCTTGTGTAAACCTTTACCAGTATTGCTGTCTACAGCTATGGTAATTGCTCCTTCAACTAGTGCAACGTCTAAAACCTTCACATTTTTCTGCATTTCATCTGTTAATGATTCTCCAAAAATAGTATTTAATATTAAATTACTTGAAGTTGCACCTGCATCTTGATGACCAATACTTCTTTCGTAAAGATAACACTCCTGCTCCTCCATTAACTACTTTTATATAAATGAGTGAGCATTCCTCCAAATATTCAGGCTATTTATTCTCATTAATAATATTTTTTTACTATTTAATGTATTAAGTGATTAGAATCTGATAAATTGACCATAATCTAAATAGACCAACCTATTATTTGATTAAAAAACTTAATAAACTGATTAAAACAATACTGCATTGGGTTCCCCCTAAATGCAGTATTGTTTTTTTATTTTATGTAAATTGCAATCAATTTTATTTCTATATCCAATTTACAGAAAAACAGGTATTGCTCATTATTTGAAATATATATATTACTTAAAATTTGTTTTTACTATTGCATTACTTAGCCAATTTAGTTAACATATTTGCCAAGTCAATAAATTTATTTTGAAGGTATTTATGGTATCTAGGTTCAGATTGTTTCACTACTTCAACATGATCTATATTATTAATCTCACCCATGTAGTTCCAAACCCCTCTTTCAGTGGTAGCATTAGAGTCATAGCTAACTATTTTATCCTGAGAGCCTTCATGAGGGCCAATAGCAGATATTACACTTACTATACCATCATTTCTCCACCACTTCTTATCAACTTGTACTTCGCCATAGTTCGAGTTGGTATATTGTCCCATGAAAATGGAGGATTTTAAAAGTAGTGGGTTCATATTAATATTAGGTATTTGATACTGTGTAAGTAACCCCTTATGTGTATCTACACAGGCTATAGAGAAATAGTAAATGTCCTTTTGAACTTTAACCCAACTATTTAATTCCTTAGAACCCTCTTGGGATAAGTCCCAAATACTTAAATCTTTAGTTTCTTTCCAAATGTTACTATTAAAAACTCTTTTATAATAACTTTCATAGGATTCATCAGATTGTTTCTTTAGTCCCCATTGATCCATTTTGAAATCAAAGCAAGGATTATCTGAATTTAATATTCCGGCATTACTAGCCATTGCAGAAAAAAGGTCATGGGTAAAAGGCCCAAGGTTACTTTGTTTACTATCTTCTTGGCTTCCATCATGAGGTGTTGCTACAGTAAGAATACTGTCAATCCAATGTTTATTTCCTATAAATAAGGGGCTAGTACTATCTTTATTGCAATTTATTTCATCTTTATCTCCATTTTCTAACAATTGAGCTAAAACTCTAATAGTTTGACCACCCATGCTATGACCAATTAAATGAATCTTTTTAATATCACCTGCATCAGTAGTACCCCATTCAGGATAAACACCAGGATAAGTTCTACCAAACCGTTCGTGACCAGCTTTAATAGAATGAGCATAGCCATAATCTACAGTGCCGCCCTTTAAATAAGCATACAATTCACAAGCTCTATCCCAATTGCTAGATATAGAACCTATAGTTGGAGTGTAAACAGTATAACCTTTCTTAGTTAAAAGGTCTTTTAAACTTTCTTTTCCACCCCAATAGTTTACTCCAAAGAGTTCATCATTTCCCCAACCAAATAGACCGTGTACCATTACTATAGGATAGTTGTTACTTATTTTTGATAAAGAACTAGCTTGTACCATTGCTGATGTAGAATTGGTTGTAGCAAAAGTATTGCCAGAAAACGTAAAAGCCATTACTACAAATAATAATATACATGAAAGGATTTTTTTTAGTGATTTTTTCATTTTTCCACTCCTTATTTTTATTCATAATTCTAACTAATTATAGCATAAATAAAGAATAAAAGTAAATTAATGTAAATTCACTGCAGCTAATAAAATACTGGTTTTCTATAACTTTCATACTATCTCCTTTAAATCATACGTTCCCTTTATTATACATGGTTTTACTGAAATTTAGGGACTACTATAATCCAATGAATTTATTTTATTGCATATTATCAATATCAACCTTATATAGGTATTTAATCAATTTGTACCTCAATAATTTTAATATAACATTAGTGTAATCAAGAACCTTAATAAATTAACTAAATATTTTCTTAATTATGCAGTTGATGAAGGCTATTTAATTATAAATCCATGTAATGGTAACCAGGTGATTCTGTAACTGAGGAAATAGAAGTATTAACATTAAATGATGATGAAATTAAATCATTTAAGGTAGTATTAGATTCTCACAGGTTAAAAGCATTATTTCTATTAGACTTAGGCACCGGTTTAAGACAAGGTGAATTATTGGATCTTAAATGGTCAGATATAGATATGATTAACAGCGAACTACATGTAAAAAGAAGTTTAAAACAAGTAAGTATACTATCCGCGGATGGAACTAGAAAACGTAAAACTATTGATCAAATACCAAAAACAAAAGGATCATTAAGAACAGTTCCAATTCCTAACAAGTTAATAAATATATTAAAAGTCCATAGATCTATTCAAAAACAAGAAAGACTAAAGTTAAAGCCTTACAAACATAGTGTTTGTAAGGCTTTGATAATGCGCCCAGAGGGAGTCGAACCCACGACCTTCAGATTCGAAGTCTGCAACTCTATCCATCTGAGCTATGGGCGCATAATAAATTAATTTTTAAAAAGTCCTTAGTATAAATACTAAAGACTTTTTTTGGAGCGGGTAGAGGGAATCGAACCCTCATAATTAGCTTGGAAGGCTAACACTCTACCACTGAGTTATACCCGCATATTTTGGAGCGGAAGACGAGATTCGAACTCGCGACGTCCACCTTGGCAAGGTGGCACTCTACCACTGAGCTACTTCCGCATGTATAATTTCTAAATAATGACTTGCCTTATAAATAGTAATGGTGCAGGTGAAGGGAGTTGAACCCATACACCCGAAGGCGCTAGATCCTAAGTCTAGTGCGTCTGCCAATTCCGCCACACCTGCATATTATTACTATTTTGGTGGCTTACCGGAGAATCGAACTCCGGACACCATGATTAAAAGTCATGTGCTCTACCAACTGAGCTAGTAAACCATATTAATTTATAGCAAACATAAATTTGAAAATGGGGTGGACGATGGGACTCGAACCCACGACAACCAGTACCACAAACTGGCGCTCTACCAACTGAACTACGTCCACCATATGGTGCGTCTTAAGGGATTCGAACCCCCGGCCCACGCCTTAGAAGGGCGTTGCTCTATCCAACTGAGCTAAAGACGCATATTAAGTAAAAATGGAGCGGGTAGAGGGAATCGAACCCTCGTAATTAGCTTGGAAGGCTAACACTCTACCATTGAGTTATACCCGCTTGTTAATTTAAATGGTCGGGGTGACAGGGATTGAACCTGCGACCTCATGGTCCCAAACCACGCGCGCTCCCAGCTGCGCTACACCCCGTAAAAATTTAAATGGTGCGCCATCGGGGTCTTGAACCCCGGACACCCTGATTAAGAGTCAGGTGCTCTACCAACTGAGCTAATGACACATATTTTGGTGAACCTTAAAAAGTTTAATCCTTTATGCCTTAAAAGAACATTACTCTATCAAATATATCTGGAACTTTAATATATAATAACATACTTGGAGCGGGAGACGAGATTCGAACTCGCGACGTTCACCTTGGCAAGGTGACGCTCTACCACTGAGCCACCCCCGCTTGTATGATTTAAATATTAATTTAATTGAAATAGTAATGGTGCAGGTGAAGGGAGTTGAACCCATACACCCGAAGGCGCTAGATCCTAAGTCTAGTGCGTCTGCCAATTCCGCCACACCTGCATATTATTACTATTTTGGTGGCTTACCGGAGAATCGAACTCCGGACACCATGATTAAAAGTCATGTGCTCTACCAACTGAGCTAGTAAACCATAATGGCTGGGATAGCAGGATTTGAACCTACGAATGCCACAGTCAAAGTGTGGTGCCTTACCGCTTGGCGATATCCCAATTGTAAATGGGGTGGACGATGGGACTCGAACCCACGACAACCAGTACCACAAACTGGCGCTCTACCAACTGAACTACGTCCACCATATGGTGCGTCTTAAGGGATTCGAACCCCCGGCCCACGCCTTAGAAGGGCGTTGCTCTATCCAACTGAGCTAAAGACGCATATTAAGTAAAAATGGAGCGGGTAGAGGGAATCGAACCCTCGTAATTAGCTTGGAAGGCTAACACTCTACCATTGAGTTATACCCGCTTATTAATTTAAATGGTCGGGGTGACAGGGATTGAACCTGCGACCTCATGGTCCCAAACCACGCGCGCTCCCAGCTGCGCTACACCCCGATATTCATTAAATGTCCATAAAATCATTTAATGTTCTAAATTAACTTTCTCGTCTTATACATTTTATTTAATGAATTTTTCCGACGACATGGATTATTTTACACCATATATATTAATACGTCAATACCTTTTTTATATCTTTTATATATTTAAATAAGAAAGCAGTCTTATTATGCAAATAAATGTTACATTTCATACTAAGTTCACATGTAAATGCCCTTCTAAATTGTTAAATTAAAATCTTATCACCTTTGGTTCTATAGTTCCCTTACTAATACTTATAATAGCGTAACTCTTATCCCCATCTCTTGGAAGCGATGCACTACCAGGATTTATATACCATATTCCTTCTTCAAAATCTATTTTTGCAATATGTGTGTGTCCATATAAGACTATGTCGGCCCCTGTTTCTAAAGCTTTATATCTAAGTCCAGATAAATTTTCTTTTACACCATATCTATGTCCATGTGTTAAAAATATCTTTTTTCCAGCAATTTCTAAAAACCTATCACTTGGTACACTTGCAGAAAAATCACAATTTCCTTTTACATTTATTATTTCACCCTTATAATACTTTTTTATAGCAGCTATGTCATCTACATTATCGCCTAAGTGAATTAACACGTCTACTCCCTTTATCTCCTTCTCTAGCCTCTCTATGCTGCTAATAACCATATGCGTATCACTTATAACACCTATGTGCATTTTGAATCACCTCTTCACTAATAAATCGTAATTTTTACATATATTTTTTAGGTTGTCAATAATTATATTTACTATACTAAATCTTTAAGTTCAGTTTTTAATTTATTTAATGCTCTTCCCCTATGACTAATAGCATTTTTGACCTCAGCATTCATCTGAGCAAATGTTTTTTTGTATTCTTCCACATAAAATAATGGGTCGTACCCAAACCCTTCATCACCTATAAATTCAGATGTGATTACTCCATCCACTTCACCCTGCACTTTTATTATTTTATCTACATTAACTATAAGTACCATTGCGCAAATAAATTTAGCCTTCCGCTCATGCTCACTTGCACCCTCTAAAAGATATAATAATTTTTCATTATTTGCTTTGGTATCTCCATGAACACCTGCAAACCTGGCCGAAAAAACTCCTGGTGCTCCATTTAAAGATTCCACAGCTAAACCTGAATCATCCGCTAGAACCATATTTCCATCAGCTATCTTGTAAATTTCGCTAGCCTTTATGTATGCATTATCAATAAATGTACTTCCTGTTTCTTCTACATCGATATTAATATTAACTTCTTTTAGAGATAATATTTCAAAATCAAACTCTGATAAAATTTCCTTTATCTCTCCAATTTTATGATCATTATTACTGGCAATTATTATTTTCTTCATACTTATCCCCTTTATCTATATTACCTATAGTTCTCTTTTATTATTATCTATTATTTGTTCTAAATTATCCCAATTTAATTTTGAAGCCTTCATTCAAATTTCCCTTACTAATTTGATAAAACTAGCACATTTTTCTAAACGTAATCATATTATCTATATAAGGACTAATATATGGTGGTGATATAATGAATTTTCTAGGACCTTTTTTAAGAGTCAATACATTGAACAAAAATAACATAAGAAATCAATTTTTCTACTTATCGAAAGAATCATTAAAAGATATAGTTTTTGACTCCAAATGTGGGATATATATTCCAACGCGAGATTTAAGATCTAAATCTTTTTCTAAGATTGATATTAACACAATTAATTTAAATTCTCCACTTTTATGTGTTTACAAAAAAGCAGATGCTAAATTAAAAATGAAAGAAGGAACATTAAATTGGAATGAAAGCAAGGTTAAAAAAGAAATAACTATTAACAGCAATGCATTCATGACTTTATCATTATTAGAACTCGTAGAATATTATCGTAGCTTTAAGAAAATAGATGATACAAAATATGCATTAAGCTCACTTTACCTTAAGCTATGCAAAGAACAACTAGAATTCTATGCTTCTTATTTTCGAAATAAAGATGGTCTTTTTGTAGATAAAAAAGATATAACAGATCCTATGCAAGAAGAATTTACTTTTGAAGATAAAAACGCCAAATTCAAGTTTTCTGATCAAGCTTTTATGATGGCTTCTTACTACAAATACTATTCTTTTGTCAATGATGAACAAGAATATGAAAAATTTGCTTTAGACATCCTTGATATGTTCACTTTGTATAAAGAAGAAATTTACAATGTTTCATTTGAAGAACTCAACAAGATATGCTTAGCCCTAAACATTTTTTACAAGTACTCCGGCATTGAAAAATGCGAAAATTTACTAATAGATTTTCTTGATTTACTTATCGATCAATATAATACTAAACCCGCTTTAATTATTAATGCTAAATTAGATTACTCCTGTATGCTTTTTATAAATTGTACACTTATGTATAATAGTACTTACATTCATAAATTTAAAGCTACTAGTGATGATTTATATGAAAAGCTCACAAAATTATATGATAGTGAAAAGGGTCTATTACTAAAAGAAAGCTCCGAAAAAGAAGTAACTTTTACCTCCGATGAAATAATGCTCTACATTTATAGCTTAATGTTATATTCTGATTCTAATACTATAGATGATAACTCAAACATGCTTCAAGATATTTTTA
Encoded here:
- the pyrB gene encoding aspartate carbamoyltransferase, with protein sequence MLKGRNLIDPMDLSLLELEEIFDYADEIIKNPKDYAHICDGKILATLFYEPSTRTRLSFEAAMLRLGGEVLGFSEAQSSSASKGESVADTIRTVECYADIAAMRHPKEGAAKVAAMNSQMPVINAGDGGHQHPTQTLTDLLTIRNIKGTLSNLTIGVCGDLKFGRTVHSLIKAMSRYENVKFILIAPNELKIPKYIKEEVLEKNNIEFEEVEKLEEVIGDLDILYMTRVQKERFFNEEDYIRLKDTYILNKEKMVKAKKDMIILHPLPRVNEIAVELDTDPRACYFRQAKYGMYVRMALIAKLLGDDK
- a CDS encoding metallophosphoesterase, which produces MHIGVISDTHMVISSIERLEKEIKGVDVLIHLGDNVDDIAAIKKYYKGEIINVKGNCDFSASVPSDRFLEIAGKKIFLTHGHRYGVKENLSGLRYKALETGADIVLYGHTHIAKIDFEEGIWYINPGSASLPRDGDKSYAIISISKGTIEPKVIRF
- a CDS encoding esterase/lipase family protein; protein product: MKKSLKKILSCILLFVVMAFTFSGNTFATTNSTSAMVQASSLSKISNNYPIVMVHGLFGWGNDELFGVNYWGGKESLKDLLTKKGYTVYTPTIGSISSNWDRACELYAYLKGGTVDYGYAHSIKAGHERFGRTYPGVYPEWGTTDAGDIKKIHLIGHSMGGQTIRVLAQLLENGDKDEINCNKDSTSPLFIGNKHWIDSILTVATPHDGSQEDSKQSNLGPFTHDLFSAMASNAGILNSDNPCFDFKMDQWGLKKQSDESYESYYKRVFNSNIWKETKDLSIWDLSQEGSKELNSWVKVQKDIYYFSIACVDTHKGLLTQYQIPNINMNPLLLKSSIFMGQYTNSNYGEVQVDKKWWRNDGIVSVISAIGPHEGSQDKIVSYDSNATTERGVWNYMGEINNIDHVEVVKQSEPRYHKYLQNKFIDLANMLTKLAK
- a CDS encoding XTP/dITP diphosphatase, encoding MKKIIIASNNDHKIGEIKEILSEFDFEILSLKEVNINIDVEETGSTFIDNAYIKASEIYKIADGNMVLADDSGLAVESLNGAPGVFSARFAGVHGDTKANNEKLLYLLEGASEHERKAKFICAMVLIVNVDKIIKVQGEVDGVITSEFIGDEGFGYDPLFYVEEYKKTFAQMNAEVKNAISHRGRALNKLKTELKDLV
- a CDS encoding aspartate carbamoyltransferase regulatory subunit; the protein is MVSINSIKRGIVIDHIKAGVGLKIFNYLGLDKAEFTVALIMNAPSGKLGRKDIIKIENEIDIDYTVLGFIDPNITIDIITGEKIESKIKLKLPDNVENIIKCINPRCITSTEQEIQHSFYLSNREKGEYRCMYCDEINNPNNIS